The stretch of DNA TGGCCATGAGGACTGACGGGCGGAGCATACCAGAATCCGACCGGATGTCAGGAGCAGCCGCAAGCGCTCCGCGCGCGGGTTGACGGTCCCGCGGTCCGACGGTAGTGGCCGGGCGTGCGACGGCTCGAGCTGAAGCAGATCCACGTGTGCCAGCGCTGCGGCCGCGGCCGCGCAGACCTGGCGTCCGGATCGGCCGTCGTCATGCGGGTGTCCCTCGATCCGCTGCGCGCGCGGGAGCTGGCGGGCGAGGAGGATCCCTGCGTCCCGTGGCTGAGCGCCTTCCTCCTGGCGCAGCTGCGGCGCGAGGGCCGCGAGCCGCACGAGGTCGTCATCGACCTCGGCCCGGGCGGGCTGCGTTCGCTGCTCTCGTTCTCGCGGGCGGGTGAGCCCGAGGTGCTGGCCTGCACGGCGCAGGAGGGGCTCGGCGTGGCCGTGCGCGGCGCCCTGCCGCTCTACGCCACCGACGAGGCGCTGGCGCACGAGGCCAGCCAGAGCGACCCCGAGCCGTCGGACACCGTGCACTGACCGCCGGCTACGCCAGCCGCGGCTTCAGTCGCCAGCGGATCGCGGCCAGCAGGACGGCGAAGATCGCCAGCATCGCCAGCATCGGCACGACCACGTCGCCGAGGTCGCCGCCGCGCGCGAAGATGCGGCGGAGCGCGATCTGGTACCAGCGCAGCGGCAGCACCGTGCCGGCGACGCGGATGGCGGGCGGCATCAGCTCGTACGAGAACATGACGCCCGAGAGCACGAACGACGGCAGGATGAAGAACACGGTCAGGAAGACCGCCTGCACCGAGCTGCGCGCGAACGCGGACACGAACACGCCGATCGCCAGCGACGCGAGCACGAACGGCAGGGTCACGATGCCGAGCGCGACCAGGCTGCCGCGCGGCCAGATGCCGAACGCCAGCCCGGCGCCGAGGATCGCGATCGCGAGCAGGACGTAGCTCACGACGACGAGCGGGACGAGCTTGCCGAGCACGATCTCGAGCGGCGTCGTCGGCAGCGACAGGACCTGCTCGAAGGTCCCCGACTCGCGCTCGCCGACGATGCCGAGCGCCGTCACGCTGAGGCAGAGGTTCGTCAGCAGCACCCCGGCGAGGGTGGCGAGAAAGAAGTCCCGGTCGGCGAGCGTCGGGTTGTAACGGAAGCGCTGGCGGACGTCGATCGGCCCCGCCGGCGGCCGCGGCTCGGGCTCCCGCGCGCGCACCGGGGCGTCGCGCGCGGGGGCGAAGGCCTGCACCGCCTGCGCGACGTACGCGCCCACGCGCGCCGACGAGAGCGGGTCGCTGCCGTCGAGCAGCACCTGGACGGCGGCGTCGCCGCGCAGGAGCGCGCGCCGGAAGTCGCGCGGGATCACGACCACCGCCACGAGGTCGCCGCGCTCGAGCATGGCCCGGGCCCGCTCGTAGCCGTCGACCGGCGTCGGGGCGAGGAAATAGCCGGTCGTGCGGATCTCTTCGACCAGGCGGCGCGACGGCCCGCTCTGGCTGCGGTCGACCACCGCCCACGGCACGTTCGCCGGCGTATTGGAGAGCCCGAGCCCGAACAGCAGCAGCATCACGATCGGCTGCGCCAGCACCGTGCTGAGGAAGCCGCGGTCGTGACGCAGCACGGTCGCCTCGCGGTAGGCGACGGCGCCCACGTTCGCCAGCATGCGCCGCAGGCGGATCACGCCCGCGTCCCCAGCGTGCGCAGCGCCGCGCCGAGCAGCAGGACGCTGAAGACGGCGAGGATCGCGAGCTCCGGCAGCAGGTCGAGCGGCCCCTCGCCGCGCAGGTAGACGCCGCGGCTCACGCGGATGTAGTGCGTCGCCGGAAACAGCTCGGTCACCCACTGGAGCGGCACGGGCATGTTGCGGATGGGGAACGCGAAGCCCGAGAGCTGCACCAGCGGGATGCTGAAGAGCACGGTCTTCTGCACCGCCTCGGCCGGCGTCGCCGACGTCGCCGAGAAGATGAGCCCCAGCGCCAGCGACGTCAGCACGTAGAACGACGAGACGATCACGAAGAAGGCGACGCTGCCCGCCGGCCACACCCTGAGCAGCAGCCCCGCGACGACCACCATCAGCACCACGTCGAGCGCGAACACCGCGCCCATCGGCAGCAGCTTGCCGAGGAAGATCTCGAGCGACGTCGCCGGCGTCACCTGGAGCTGGTCGAACGTGCCTGCGAGACGCTCGTTGACGACGGCGACGGCGGTGATGAGCGTGGTCAGGAACGACAGGACGAAGCCGAACACGCCGGCGACCATGAACGGCGTGCCCGACAGCTTCGGGTTGAAGAAGACGCCGGTCGTGACGGCGATGCCGCTGCCGCCGCGGGTCCCGCCGAGGCGCGCGCCGGTCGAGGCGACGATGCCCTGGAGCGAGGCCTCGGCGTTGCCGGCGAGGACCGCCTCGGCGCCGTCGTAGATCACCTCGATCTCGGGCGTCGGCCCGCCCGCCAGCAGCCGGCGGCCGAAATCGGGGGGGATCACCAGGCCCGCGCTGGTGCGTCCCGAGCGCAGGCGGGCGTCGATCTCGGCGCGTGTGCGGACCAGCTCGGGCGTGAACGTGTCGCCGGCGGCGAGGTCGGCGAGGAGGCGCCGGCTCTGCGGGGAGTGGTCGCCGTCGAGCACCGCGAGGCGCAGGCCTGTCGCCTCGGTCGAGAGCACGAAGCTGAAGGCGAGCAGTGCGAGGATGGGCACGAGGACGAGCGTCGTCATGGTGAACGGATCGCGCAGCGTGGCCCGGGTCTCGCGGCGCAGCAGCGTGCGCAGGCGACGCCAGCTCATGCGGCGCTCCCGCTGGGGGCGGCCGCGGCGGATTCCAGCACGCGGCGGAACACGTCGAGCATCGAGGGCTGCTCGATCCGCACGGCGCCGGGCGTCGCGTGCTGGAGCGCCGCGAGGACGGCGAGCCGCGCGTCGCCGAGCCCCGGGGCGTGCGCCACGAGGCCGTCCGCGTCGCCGGTGACCGTGAAGCCCGCGTCGCGCAGCCGCGCCGCGGCGGCGTCGCGATCCGGCGCCGGCAGCGTCACCGTCACGCGATAGCCGTCCGAGAACCGCTCGCGCAGCGCCTCGGGCGTGGCGTCGGCGACGAGGCGGCCGGCATCGATGAACGACACCCAGTCGCAGTACTCGACCTCCTCGAGGAAGTGGGTGGTGACGAAGACCGTGACCCCGCGCGACGCCTCCTCGTGGATCACCTCCCAGAAGAGCGCGCGGCTGCGGACGTCGACCCCCGCCGTCGGCTCGTCGAGGAAGAGCAGCCGCGGCGCGTGCAGCATGCTGACCGCGAGGCCCGCGCGCTGCCGGATGCCGGCGGGCAGGTTCTCGGGCCGCTCGTCCTCCGCCTCGGCGAGCGCGAAGCGCGCGCGCAGCGCGTCCCACCGCCGCGTCAGCCCGTCGCCCTCGAGGCCGAACAGGCCGGCGTAGAACTCGACGTTCTCGAGCAGCGTGAGCCCCTGATACAGGCTGACCTTCTGGCCCATGTAGCCGATGCGATCGCGCACCGCGCGCGGATCACGGCGGACGTCGACGCCGTCGACCCGGATCGTGCCGGCCGTGGGGTGGAGCAGACCGATCAGCATGCGGATCGTCGTGCTCTTCCCCGAGCCGTTGCCGCCGAGGAACGCGAAGATCGCGCCGCGCTCGACGTGCAGGTCGAGCGCGTCCACCGCCGTGAAGTCGCCGAAGCGCTTCGTCAGCCCCTCGGTGCGGACGATGGCCGCGTCGTCGGTCACGGCGGCGCTCCGGCGGAGTCGTTCGAGAGCGCGAGCAGCGTCGACTCCATGTCGATCGCGAGCGGCTCGACGAAGCGCACGCGTGCGCCGGGCAGGGCGGCGAGGTCGGCCAGGACGCGGGCCGCGCCGGGCGAGCGTGCGACCGGCACCTCGATGCGTGTCGCGCGGCCGGTCACGCGGGCGCCGCGCACGTAGGGCAGGGCGCGCGCCGCCGTCGCCGCGGCCCGGGCGTCGTCGGTCCACACGCGGTACAGCTCGAGGCCGATGTGGGCACGCAGCTCGGCGGGCGTGCCGGTCGCGATCGGGCGGCCGTCGTCGAGGTAGAGCAGGCGATCGCAGCCGGCAGCCTCGTCGAGGTAGCTCGTCGAGAGGACGACGAGGGCGTCGCGCCGCACCTCGGTGAGCAGCTCCCATATCTCGCCGCGCGCGACGACGTCGACGCCGGCGGTAGGCTCGTCGAGCACCAGCAGGTCGGGACGCGGCAGCAGCGCGTTCGCGACCGCGAGCTTCATCTTCATGCCGCCGGAGAGCGCCCCCGCCGCCCGGGCGCGAAACGGCTCCAGCGCCGTGCGCGTCAGGAGCTCGCGGCTGCGGGCCGCGAACTCGTCGGCGGAGAGGCGGTGCAGCGTCGCGGTGAAGCGCAGGTTCTCCTCGACGGAGAGGTCGCGGTGGAGGCTGAAGACCTGCGGCACGTAGCCGACGCGCGCCTTCAGCGCCTGCACGTCGCCGCGCAGGTCCTCGCCGAGCACGCAGGCGACGTCGGCCTCCACCTCGAGGAGCCCCGCGAGGGCGCGCAGCAGCGTCGTCTTGCCGGCGCCGTCGGGGCCGACGACGCCCAGGATCTCCGGTGCCTCGACCCGCAGATCGACGCCGGCCAGCGCGACGCGGGCGCCGAAGCGCTTGCGCAGCCGCACGAGATGCACGAGCGGCTCGCTCATTCCCCCACGAGGTAGACGTCGCCTTCCGTTCCGGGCTGGAGCCCCTGGGCGTCGGCGAGCGTGATCTTGGCGCGGTACACCTGGCCGAGGCGGTCGTCGCGCGTCTCGATCTTCTCCGGCGTGAAGTTGGCCTGGTCGGCGACGAACGACACCTCGCCCGCGAGCCGCTGTCCCGGCCGGCTGTCGAGCTCGACCTCGACCTTGCGCCCGAGCCGGAACGCCGCGACGTCGGCGACGGGGACGTAGAGCTGCACGTAGGTGTCCTTCGGATCGAGCACCGCGGCGACCGGCGTTCCCGGTTGGGCCAGCTCGCCCGGCCACACCAGCTGCGTCTGCGCGACGGTGGGCACGGCGGGGGCGTGGATGGTGAACTTGCTGCGCAGGACGACGAGCTCGTCGAGCTGCGCCGCCGTCACCGCGCGCTGCTCGCGCAGCACGTCGAGCTGATGGCGGGCCAGCGCGATCTCGCGCTCCTCCGCCTGTGCCCGCCCGAGCATCTCGCGGGCGCGCTGGAGCGCGCTGCGCGACTGGTCGCGGGCGCTGCGTTGGTCGTCGAGCAGCTGGCGCGTGCTGGCGCCGGTACGCGCCAGCTCCTCCTCGCGTGCGTAGGTGCGCTCGGCGAGCGCCGCCGCGGCCTCGGCCTGGCGGACGTCGGCGGCGGTCGCGTCGCGCTGGCGGACCCAGGTTTCCCCGACGAGCGTGACCTGCTCCCCCTGGCGCCGGATCTGCGCGTCGAGCATGTCGACCTCGGCTCGCTTCGCCGCCTCGCGCGCGGCCACGTCGCGGTCGTCGAGGCGCGCGAGCACCGCGCCCGCGGCCAGCGACGCGCCCTCGCGGAAGCCGACGTCGAGGACGCGGCCGGTGACCTCGCTGCGGATCACGCGCTCCTCGCCCTCGACGAAGCCGGTGTAGCGGTGCGGCCCGCCGTCGCGGCGGAGCCAGGCCACCGCGGCGACGGCGGCGAGGAGCAGGACGACGATGACGACGGCGCGCTTCGGCATGACGCTACCTCGTGGTCGCGGCGAGCGCGGCGAGCGGCAGACCCAGCAGCTGCTGGAGCTCCGCGCGGCGCGTGTGCGCCTGGTAGAGCGCCGTCGCGAGCGTGGCGCGCTGGGCGGCGAGGCGGGTCTCGGCATCGAGGACGTCCTCGCTGGTGGCGCGGCCGGACTCGAACTGCTGCTGGCGGATGCGCAGGTTCTCGTCGGCCTGCGTGACCGCGGTGCGCGCGGCGGCCAGCGCCGCGAGCCGCTCCTCGACCGCCCGCCGCGTCTGCCGCACGGCGCTCTCGAGCCCGCGCAGCTCGCGCTCGATGGCGGTGCGGTTGCGGTCGGCCTCGATGCGCGCCTCGGCGAGGCGGGCCTCGCGGCGGCCGTCGGTGCCGAGGTCCCAGGAGAAGCCCACGTAGCCGCCGCCGATCGTGTCCGGCTGGACGATCTGCTCGCTCGTCCAGTCGATCGAGCCGCCGCCCTCGAAGCGCGGCAGGCGGCTGCGGGCGAGCGAGCGCGCCGCCTCCTCGAGCCGCTGCTGCTCCTCGAGCAGCGACGCCAGCACCGGGTTGTGGGCGAACGCGTCCGCGAGCGCGGCGTCGGCGGCCGGCAGCGCCGGCTCGCCGAGGACGTCCTGCACCTCGGTGGGCGCGTCGACCGGCCGGCCGGTGGCATCGTTCAGCGCCCAGCGCCACTGGTCGACGGCGAGCTCGCGCGCCACCAGCTCCTGCTGCACCTCGCTCAGCGCCACCTGCACGACGAGCAGCTCGTTGCGCGTGAGGCGGCCGGCGTCGTAGCGCGCCTGCGCCGTGCGCCGTTGCTCCTCCTGCGCGGCGATGCGGCCGCGCGTGACGAGCCGCAGGCGCTGCGCCTCGAGCAGGCCGAAGTACGCGCGGATGGCGACCAGCTGCTCCTGCAGCGTGGTCGCCCAGAGGCGCGCGGCTTCGCCGCGGTAGCCGGCCTGCGCCGAGCGCAGCGCCGTCCACAGCTCGCCGCTGAGGTCGAGCGGCACGGCGACGGTGCCGGACACGCGCCCGACCTCGGCCTCGCGGATCGCGACCACGGGCGGGATCGCCCCCGGCGGCAGCAGGCCGGGCGGCAGCTCGATCGCCGTCGTCAGCGGGTCCGTGTACCAGGTGTAGCGGCCCGTGCCGGTGGTCGCGGGGAGCAGGCGGCCGCGCGCGTCGCGTACGCGCGCCCCGGCGGCGTCGAGCGCGTAGCGCGCCTCGAGGATGCGCCGATTGCGCTGCGCGGCCAGCTCGACGACGTCGGGGAGCGCGAGCGGGCCAGCCGGCACGGGCGCCTCGTCGCCGGCGCCGCCGTCCAGCGGTACGGCCGCGGCGGCGGCGCGGGCCGCCAGCTCCGCCTGGCGGCGCTGCACCGACCAGCCGCCGTCGCCCTCGGGCTTCGTCAGCACGGCGACGGGGCCGCAGGCGGCGAGCGCCAGCGCGGCGCTCGCGACGAGGACCAGCTCACCGCGGCGCACGGAGCCTCCGTCGCGGGCGCACCGCCGCCAGGCCGCCGAGCGAGAACGCGGTGATGTGCTCGGCCATGTCCCGTGCGAAGCCCTCGGGGTAGCGCTTCCAGCCGAGGATGCGCAGCGCCACCGGCATGCAGAAGCGGTAGAAGACGACCTGCGCGACGATGCTGCGCGCGCAGCGGTCGACCGTCTCGGCGTCGAGCTGCGGCGCGAGGCAGCGGATCAGCCGGCAGAGCTCGTCCATCTGCGGCGCGACGAACTCGTCGACGATGACGGGCAGCGCCTCGCTCGGATCGGTCATCTCCCGCTGCATCAGCGTGCCGTGCAGCCCGATCGGCGGGCCGAGCAGGAGATCGAGCATCACCTGCACGCGGTTGCGCAGCGTGGTGCGCGCCTCGGCGCGCGACAGCCGCTTCACGTCCGACGGCGGCAGCGCGCCGCGGGCCGCCATCGTCGCCTGGATGCGCGCGAACTGCGCCCGCAGCACCTCGAGGTAGAGGTCCTTCTTGGAGCCGAAGTGGTAGTGGCCCGCCGCCAGGTTCACGCCGCCGCGCTCCGCGATCTCGCGCGCCGTCGTGCCGTGGAACCCGTGCGCCGCGAACAGCTGCGCCGCCGCGTCGAGGAGCTTCTTGCGGGTGCGTCCGGGGTCGCGACGGGTCACGAACGAACGTTTAAAACACATGTTTCACAAGAGGCAAGCACGCGGCGCCGGTGCATCGCTCGCGTGCGCGACGGGGGTGCGCTCAGCGGAACATCAGCGCGACGTCGGGGCCCATGCGCAGCGTGTGTCCGCCGTCGACGGACAGCACCTGGCCGGTGACCCAGCCGGCGTCGTCGCTGGCGAGATAGAGCGCCGCACGGCCGATGTCCCAGGCGCTGCCCAGGCGACGCAGGGGCATGAGATCGCGGTAGTTCTCGACGACCGCGGGGACGCTGGTGAGCGGCGTCGCGAGGTCGGTCGGAACCAGCCCCGGCCGGATCGCGTTCACACGCACGCCGTGCTCGCCGAGCTCGTCGGCGGCGCAGCGCGTGAGCATCTCGAGCCCGGCCTTCGAGACGCAGTAGGCGCTCATCAGCCGGTGGGTGAGGGCGCCCGCGATCGACGAGACGTTGACGATCGATCCGCCGCGACCGCCCGCCACCATCGCCGCGCCCTGGTGCTTCACGCAGTGGAACGTGCCGTCGAGGTTCGTACGCATGACGCGTGCCCACTCGTCGGCCGGGTGGGTGGTGACCGGCGCGAGCGAGCCGGTGCCGGCGGCGTTCAGCGCCACGTCGAGCCGCCCGAAGCGTGCGACGACCTCGCCGACGACCCGCTCGACATCGGCTTCGACGCCGACGTCGCCCGCGAAGGCGGCGGCGCGCTCGGCGCCGAGCGCGGCGACGGCGCCGGCCAGGCGGCCCTCGTCGCGGCCCATGAGGGCGACGCGGGCGCCGGCGTCGGCGAAGGCCTGCGCGCAGCCGAGGCCGATGCCGCTGCCGCCGCCGGTGACGAGGGCCACGCGGCCGGAGAGGTCAGGCATGAGCACGCTCCTCGGGAGTGTACACGACCGGCATCGTCGACCAGCCGCGGATGAAGGTGGACGGATAGCGCTCGGCGCGCGCCGCCTCGGGCACGCGCATGTCCGGGAAGCGCCGCCGCAGCTCCTCGAAGAGCACGCGGATCTCGAGCCGGGCCAGGTTGGCACCGAGGCAGAAGTGCGTGCCGACGCCGAACGCGAGGTGGGGGTTCGGATCGCGCCGCACGTCGAAGACGTCGGCGTCGGGGAAGACCGACTCGTCGCGGTTCGCCGAGCCGTGGAGCATCACCACCTGCTCGCCGGCGCGGATGCGGGCGCCGCCGAGCTCGAGGTCGCGGGTGGCGGTGCGCCGGAAGTTCATGATCGGCGTCACCCAGCGCAGGAACTCCTCGATCGCCGTCGGCAGCAGGGTCGGGTCGAGGGCGAGCGCGGCGCGCTGCGCGGGATGCCGGCTGAGCGCGAGCATCGCGCCCGACACCGTGTTGCGCGTGGTCTCGTTGCCGCCGACGAGGAGCAGCAGTGCGGTGCGCAGCACGTCGTCGGCGTCGAGCCGGTGGCCGTCGACCTCGCCGGCGAGCAGCTTCGAGACGAGGTCCTCGCCCGGCCGGATCGCCTTCGCGGCGGCGACGGGCCGATGGTACTCGCAGAACTCCTGGTACGCCTGGATGACGCTCTCGAGCGGCTTCGACGCGTCGCCGACGTTCATCTCGTCGGACCAGTGCTGGAGGCGCCGCCAGTCCTCCTGCGGGTAGCCGAGCAGCTCGGCGATCACGAGCATCGGCAGCGGCATCGCGACCTCGGCGACGAAGTCGCACGTGCCGCTCGCGGGCAGCGCGTCGAGCGTACGCGCGACGATGTCGCGCACGTGCGGCCCCAGCTGCGCCACCATGCGCGGCGTGAAGCCCTTGTTGACGAGGCGCCGCGTCTCGGTGTGGCGCGGCGGGTCGAGCGAGATCAGCGACGGGTCAGGGCCGACGTTGGGCCGATAGCCCTGCGACGAGCAGAACAGCTCCGGGTGCGTCGACACGTAGGCGACGTCGGCGTGGCGGGCGACGACCCAGAAGCCGTTCGCCGCGTCCCACCAGACGGGCGCCTCGCGCCGCAGCCACGCGTACGCCTGCCACGGATCGGACAGGTAGAAGTCCACGTCGAGGAAGTTCATCGGCGGCGGGGCCGCGGACATGCGGCCCGCATAGGGTCCCCGTGCGCGTGGTGTCAAGGAAGCGAACGCGCGTTTCGTCCGGCGGGCGCGTGTGGCACGGTGGCCCGACCCGATGAACGACGCCGACGCCGCCCGCGTCCTCCTGGTCCACGCCGTCGAGACCGAGGCGCCGGCCCTCACCGCCGACGTGCAGGCCGCCGCCTTCGCGCATGCGGGCCACGTCGACGACGAAGCCGCCTGGCTGGTCCGACGCGCGAGCTTCCTCGTCGGGCGCCTGCCGCCGGCGGTGCGCGCGCTGGAAGGGCTGGCGCGGGCGCCCGGGCGGGCGCTGTGGGTGCTCGTCGCCGCCGGGCTCGTGCTCGGCGCGGTCGCGAACTCGTTCGGGCCGTCGGGCGCGGTGTCGGTGCTGTGGAATCCGCTGCTCGTGCTGGTGGCGTGGAACGTGCTCGTGGTCGTGCTCGGACCGCTCGTGCGCGTCGCCTGGCGCCGCCGCCCGCGCGCCACGCCGCCGGCGATGCCGGCGCTGCGTGGCTCCCTGCCGCGCCTGCCCTGGCTCGTGCGACGCGTGCTGTCGCCGCTCTGGCCGGCGGCGTGGATGGCGCTGCAGCGCGAGCGCGCCGCGGCCGCCGGTCTCGCCGCGGCCGAGCTGCGCGCGATCGCGGAGCGCTTCTGGGCGTCGTGGCGGGACGCCGCGGCGCCGCTGCTCGGCGTACGCACGCGCCTCGTCCTGCACGCGGGCGCGCTGGCGCTCGTCGTCGGGGCGATCGCCGGCGTCTACG from bacterium encodes:
- a CDS encoding TolC family protein, producing the protein MRRGELVLVASAALALAACGPVAVLTKPEGDGGWSVQRRQAELAARAAAAAVPLDGGAGDEAPVPAGPLALPDVVELAAQRNRRILEARYALDAAGARVRDARGRLLPATTGTGRYTWYTDPLTTAIELPPGLLPPGAIPPVVAIREAEVGRVSGTVAVPLDLSGELWTALRSAQAGYRGEAARLWATTLQEQLVAIRAYFGLLEAQRLRLVTRGRIAAQEEQRRTAQARYDAGRLTRNELLVVQVALSEVQQELVARELAVDQWRWALNDATGRPVDAPTEVQDVLGEPALPAADAALADAFAHNPVLASLLEEQQRLEEAARSLARSRLPRFEGGGSIDWTSEQIVQPDTIGGGYVGFSWDLGTDGRREARLAEARIEADRNRTAIERELRGLESAVRQTRRAVEERLAALAAARTAVTQADENLRIRQQQFESGRATSEDVLDAETRLAAQRATLATALYQAHTRRAELQQLLGLPLAALAATTR
- a CDS encoding cytochrome P450 encodes the protein MSAAPPPMNFLDVDFYLSDPWQAYAWLRREAPVWWDAANGFWVVARHADVAYVSTHPELFCSSQGYRPNVGPDPSLISLDPPRHTETRRLVNKGFTPRMVAQLGPHVRDIVARTLDALPASGTCDFVAEVAMPLPMLVIAELLGYPQEDWRRLQHWSDEMNVGDASKPLESVIQAYQEFCEYHRPVAAAKAIRPGEDLVSKLLAGEVDGHRLDADDVLRTALLLLVGGNETTRNTVSGAMLALSRHPAQRAALALDPTLLPTAIEEFLRWVTPIMNFRRTATRDLELGGARIRAGEQVVMLHGSANRDESVFPDADVFDVRRDPNPHLAFGVGTHFCLGANLARLEIRVLFEELRRRFPDMRVPEAARAERYPSTFIRGWSTMPVVYTPEERAHA
- a CDS encoding ABC transporter permease, which gives rise to MSWRRLRTLLRRETRATLRDPFTMTTLVLVPILALLAFSFVLSTEATGLRLAVLDGDHSPQSRRLLADLAAGDTFTPELVRTRAEIDARLRSGRTSAGLVIPPDFGRRLLAGGPTPEIEVIYDGAEAVLAGNAEASLQGIVASTGARLGGTRGGSGIAVTTGVFFNPKLSGTPFMVAGVFGFVLSFLTTLITAVAVVNERLAGTFDQLQVTPATSLEIFLGKLLPMGAVFALDVVLMVVVAGLLLRVWPAGSVAFFVIVSSFYVLTSLALGLIFSATSATPAEAVQKTVLFSIPLVQLSGFAFPIRNMPVPLQWVTELFPATHYIRVSRGVYLRGEGPLDLLPELAILAVFSVLLLGAALRTLGTRA
- a CDS encoding ABC transporter ATP-binding protein; this encodes MTDDAAIVRTEGLTKRFGDFTAVDALDLHVERGAIFAFLGGNGSGKSTTIRMLIGLLHPTAGTIRVDGVDVRRDPRAVRDRIGYMGQKVSLYQGLTLLENVEFYAGLFGLEGDGLTRRWDALRARFALAEAEDERPENLPAGIRQRAGLAVSMLHAPRLLFLDEPTAGVDVRSRALFWEVIHEEASRGVTVFVTTHFLEEVEYCDWVSFIDAGRLVADATPEALRERFSDGYRVTVTLPAPDRDAAAARLRDAGFTVTGDADGLVAHAPGLGDARLAVLAALQHATPGAVRIEQPSMLDVFRRVLESAAAAPSGSAA
- a CDS encoding SDR family oxidoreductase — protein: MPDLSGRVALVTGGGSGIGLGCAQAFADAGARVALMGRDEGRLAGAVAALGAERAAAFAGDVGVEADVERVVGEVVARFGRLDVALNAAGTGSLAPVTTHPADEWARVMRTNLDGTFHCVKHQGAAMVAGGRGGSIVNVSSIAGALTHRLMSAYCVSKAGLEMLTRCAADELGEHGVRVNAIRPGLVPTDLATPLTSVPAVVENYRDLMPLRRLGSAWDIGRAALYLASDDAGWVTGQVLSVDGGHTLRMGPDVALMFR
- a CDS encoding ABC transporter permease; amino-acid sequence: MIRLRRMLANVGAVAYREATVLRHDRGFLSTVLAQPIVMLLLFGLGLSNTPANVPWAVVDRSQSGPSRRLVEEIRTTGYFLAPTPVDGYERARAMLERGDLVAVVVIPRDFRRALLRGDAAVQVLLDGSDPLSSARVGAYVAQAVQAFAPARDAPVRAREPEPRPPAGPIDVRQRFRYNPTLADRDFFLATLAGVLLTNLCLSVTALGIVGERESGTFEQVLSLPTTPLEIVLGKLVPLVVVSYVLLAIAILGAGLAFGIWPRGSLVALGIVTLPFVLASLAIGVFVSAFARSSVQAVFLTVFFILPSFVLSGVMFSYELMPPAIRVAGTVLPLRWYQIALRRIFARGGDLGDVVVPMLAMLAIFAVLLAAIRWRLKPRLA
- a CDS encoding HlyD family efflux transporter periplasmic adaptor subunit produces the protein MPKRAVVIVVLLLAAVAAVAWLRRDGGPHRYTGFVEGEERVIRSEVTGRVLDVGFREGASLAAGAVLARLDDRDVAAREAAKRAEVDMLDAQIRRQGEQVTLVGETWVRQRDATAADVRQAEAAAALAERTYAREEELARTGASTRQLLDDQRSARDQSRSALQRAREMLGRAQAEEREIALARHQLDVLREQRAVTAAQLDELVVLRSKFTIHAPAVPTVAQTQLVWPGELAQPGTPVAAVLDPKDTYVQLYVPVADVAAFRLGRKVEVELDSRPGQRLAGEVSFVADQANFTPEKIETRDDRLGQVYRAKITLADAQGLQPGTEGDVYLVGE
- a CDS encoding CerR family C-terminal domain-containing protein, with amino-acid sequence MTRRDPGRTRKKLLDAAAQLFAAHGFHGTTAREIAERGGVNLAAGHYHFGSKKDLYLEVLRAQFARIQATMAARGALPPSDVKRLSRAEARTTLRNRVQVMLDLLLGPPIGLHGTLMQREMTDPSEALPVIVDEFVAPQMDELCRLIRCLAPQLDAETVDRCARSIVAQVVFYRFCMPVALRILGWKRYPEGFARDMAEHITAFSLGGLAAVRPRRRLRAPR
- a CDS encoding ABC transporter ATP-binding protein, coding for MSEPLVHLVRLRKRFGARVALAGVDLRVEAPEILGVVGPDGAGKTTLLRALAGLLEVEADVACVLGEDLRGDVQALKARVGYVPQVFSLHRDLSVEENLRFTATLHRLSADEFAARSRELLTRTALEPFRARAAGALSGGMKMKLAVANALLPRPDLLVLDEPTAGVDVVARGEIWELLTEVRRDALVVLSTSYLDEAAGCDRLLYLDDGRPIATGTPAELRAHIGLELYRVWTDDARAAATAARALPYVRGARVTGRATRIEVPVARSPGAARVLADLAALPGARVRFVEPLAIDMESTLLALSNDSAGAPP